A region from the Drosophila takahashii strain IR98-3 E-12201 chromosome 2L, DtakHiC1v2, whole genome shotgun sequence genome encodes:
- the LOC108057863 gene encoding C-type lectin 37Da-like, whose translation MFFKFLGLCAFLGAISLSTGFNVTSNLIEAPFVKIGSGYYYIENNLKKNWYAAYESCRRLKADLVTFESVEELDMVSQYILNSKTDVMYWASGTDLAEEGSHVWFSNGQPVYSDLWCPGQPDNKDGGEHCDGLWFESETIGLNDGNCGMLHCYICEATQPINCMQKHLMQ comes from the exons atgttttttaagtttcttgGACTCTGTGCCTTTTTGGGAGCCATTTCCCTGTCTACGGGCTTCAATGTAACATCTAATCTTATTGAAG CTCCATTTGTAAAGATCGGATCCGGCTATTACTACATTGAAAACAATCTTAAAAAGAATTGGTATGCTGCGTATGAATCGTGCCGAAGATTGAAGGCAGATTTAGTCACCTTCGAAAGCGTAGAGGAACTTGATATGGTATCTCAGTACATTTTGAATTCCAAAACGGATGTAATGTATTGGGCATCTGGAACTGACTTGGCGGAGGAGGGTAGTCACGTGTGGTTCTCGAATGGACAGCCCGTGTATTCTGATTTGTGGTGCCCAGGACAGCCGGACAATAAAGATGGTGGGGAACACTGTGATGGTTTGTGGTTCGAATCCGAGACGATTGGACTGAATGACGGGAACTGCGGAATGCTTCATTGCTATATTTGCGAGGCAACCCAGCCAATTAATTGCATGCAAAAACACCTGATGCAATAA
- the LOC108057861 gene encoding uncharacterized protein translates to MPLEGANWALLVCLSIFLGCVRIQAYSQVLVSGTGAENDQGPRIFKALNTDLIFPKTFNSSENVVSTTGVPEITSTSTTTLPPIPYNHQPEGTTNSPVFVTPLVALDTGRVSDPAPAPDPAPVSEDQPDPVIEGASTGRAVDYRTAYPFGQLITPLLRGGKPQQYNSLPSKTRIYPQGRPTYYSSSSRKPSRYQSSRPSYKKGFSDRFTPGEGTAANLFKGHNHNHNHDHSHDHSHDHSHGQDGKVAAGSSSVNSYVAPSDAYSFPPLNTKYPSPSQDPKAALPSDTVTSYLPPASGGLSNAGYNYPGPSFSGYKYPGPLANGNGDKDTAASMASASPPADDDPGNDDTIGVLPASAMDNLPSKDQEGKDAGGAAPADGMDMGPAADGGDSGGGDDGSLPALHNDGSRPDDDHKYDPQMEYATPPPGWLESHPESAAPKPEDHDHDHDHAPDHDHVHDHHHDHYPSHFDYQPSYPDDSYPDVIYDDHPHHHHHVHHPPPPPPPPPPPPPPPPPTEPPPPPPPPPEPRVKKYSYFYIGRKLWYIPLYFTVWFSFYILWLIIKSIGRHKVNLPNHYVSRRSAPDPFTEQGRDEYINEMTVRVLEHIDSFRQKYLN, encoded by the exons ATGCCATTAGAAGGCGCCAATTGGGCGCTGCTGGTGTGTCTCAGTATCTTTCTTGGATGTGTCCGGATTCAAGCCTACTCCCAAGTTTTGGTCAGTGGCACTGGAGCAGAAAACGATCAGGGACCACGCATTTTCAAGGCCCTTAATACGGATCTGATATTCCCGAAAAC CTTCAACTCGAGTGAGAATGTGGTATCCACCACTGGAGTTCCTGAGATAACGTCCACATCCACGACAACCCTGCCACCCATTCCATACAACCATCAACCCGAGGGAACAACCAACTCCCCGGTGTTTGTGACCCCCTTGGTTGCATTAGATACGGGAAGAGTCAGtgatcctgctcctgctccagaTCCTGCGCCTGTATCAGAGGACCAGCCGGATCCTGTGATAGAAGGAGCCTCCACAGGACGTGCCGTGGATTACAGGACAGCGTATCCCTTCGGCCAACTGATAACTCCGTTGTTGAGGGGCGGCAAGCCACAGCAGTACAACTCCCTTCCCTCAAAGACCCGTATTTATCCCCAAGGTAGACCCACTTACTACTCCTCATCATCACGAAAACCATCTCGCTATCAATCATCGAGGCCCAGTTATAAAAAAG GATTCAGTGATCGCTTCACTCCTGGCGAAGGAACCGCCGCTAATCTGTTCAAGGGGCACAATCACAATCACAATCACGATCACAGTCACGATCACAGTCATGACCATTCCCACGGACAGGATGGCAAAGTGGCCGCCGGATCGAGTTCGGTGAACTCCTATGTGGCTCCCAGCGATGCCTACTCCTTTCCGCCGCTGAACACCAAGTATCCATCGCCGTCGCAGGATCCCAAAGCAGCCCTGCCTTCGGATACCGTGACCAGTTACTTGCCACCCGCATCGGGAGGACTGAGCAACGCGGGATACAACTATCCAGGACCCTCCTTCTCGGGTTACAAGTACCCGGGACCActggcaaatggaaatggtgACAAGGATACGGCGGCCAGCATGGCGAGTGCATCTCCTCCGGCCGATGATGATCCCGGCAATGATGATACGATTGGAGTTCTGCCCGCCAGTGCCATGGATAATCTACCGTCGAAGGATCAGGAAGGCAAGGATGCCGGCGGTGCTGCTCCTGCGGATGGCATGGATATGGGTCCCGCTGCAGATGGAGGTGACAGTGGTGGAGGCGACGATGGCTCCCTACCAGCGCTCCACAACGATGGCTCGCGTCCCGACGACGATCACAAGTACGATCCCCAAATGGAGTATGCCACACCACCGCCTGGCTGGCTGGAATCTCACCCGGAGTCGGCGGCTCCCAAGCCGGAGGATCACGATCACGATCACGACCATGCGCCGGATCACGATCATGTGCATGATCACCACCACGATCACTACCCCAGTCACTTTGATTACCAGCCCTCCTACCCGGATGACTCCTATCCGGATGTGATTTACGACGATCACCCGCATCATCACCACCACGTTCACCAcccaccgccgcctcctcctcctccaccgccaccaccaccaccgccgccaccgACGGAgccacctccacctcctccgccgccaccAGAGCCACGTGTGAAGAAGTACAGCTACTTCTACATCGGCCGCAAGCTCTGGTACATTCCGCTGTACTTCACCGTGTGGTTCAGCTTCTACATCCTGTGGCTGATCATCAAGTCCATCGGTCGCCACAAGGTCAACCTGCCCAATCACTACGTTTCGCGACGCAGTGCTCCCGATCCGTTCACCGAACAGGGTCGGGACGAGTATATCAACGAGATGACGGTCAGGGTGCTGGAACACATCGATAGCTTTAGGCAGAAATACTTGAACTGA